GGTGGCCGCTACGGTGGCGCGTGGCGTCGCGCTCCCCCGTGAGCGCGACCCGCGCGCGAAGGAATCGGCTGGGGAGGCTGTGGTATAACCGCCTTTCCGGCCGTCACCGCTCTCCCGCGAACACCGCATCCGGGGGCCTTCTCAGCAACTCACCGGAGTCGGGGGCGAACCGCCGCCGCCGTCACTCCCACGGATGCTGGCCGGCGCGGTCGGGCCAGAGCGGGTACCAGTAACCCTCGTCGCCTTCGACCGCGAGTTCGCCGTCCAGCACGGACTGGAGTTTGAACTCCCGTTTCGAGTCGCGCGAACTGGTCCCCGTCGGGGCGAACGGGTAGTATGCCCCCCGCCGGAAGGAGTAGACCCAGTAGACGTACCCCTGGTCCCCCTCGAACGCGAACAGCGCCGCCAGCAGTCGCGAGCCGTAACCGCGCTCGACGAACTCGTCGGCCGCGAAGTGCACGGAGGTAACGAGGTCTTCGGGGTCCGAATCGCTGAGCACGAACCAGTGGTAGCCGTAGTCGTCGCTGTGGCGCCAGTGTTTCGTTCCGGTCTCTTCCTGGCCGGCGTCGAGGATGGTCTCGACTTCCTCGACGGTCGACGCGAAGTCGGTGGAGTCGACGTTCGAGAAACAGAGGGCGGCCTCTCCGGCTGAGGGGAGGCCGAGGTCGGCCTCCATCGTGAGGTAGGCCGTCGACATCCCGAAGAGGTCCTCGGGGTCGGCTGCGCGGGTCGCGTCGGCCTCGGCGCTCACGCCCAGGACGGAGCGAAGCGAGTCGAACAGGCCCATCTACGCTTCCATCTCCCGCTCCAGTTCGCGGAGCCGTTCGACTCGCCTGTCCGTGGAGGGGTGCGTCGAGAACACCCGGCCGATGAAGTCGCCCTTGATCGGGATGACGAAGAAGGCGTTCATCTCCGACTGCTCGCGCAGGTCCTCCTTGGGGACGCGGTCCATCCGACCCTCGATGGTCAACAACGCCGAGGCGAGCGCCGAGGGCTTGCCGGTGATGACCGCTCCGCCGCGGTCGGCGGCGAACTCGCGGTACCGCGAGAGGGTGCGGATCAGCAGGAACGAGACAATCCACACCACCAGCGAGACCAGGATGGCGACGATGACGGGCGCGCCGCCCCGTTCGCGATTCCCGCCGAGGAACCAGCCCCAGCGCACGATCAAGAACGCGAGCGTCGAGAGGAACGACGCGATGGTCATCACCATCACGTCGCGGTTCTTGATGTGGGCAAGTTCGTGTGCGAGGACGCCTTCGAGTTCGTCGTCGTCGAGGCTCCGGAGGATGCCGCGCGTGACGCAGACGGTCGAACTCTTCCGCGAGCGCCCGGCGGCGAACGCGTTCGGAATCGAGGTGTCGGCGACCGCTACCTTCGGCTTGGGCAGGTCGGCCTGCTGGGACAGGCGTGAGACCATGCGGTGAACCTTCCGCATCTCCGTGTCGGCCTCGTCTTCCTCGACGACGTGTGCGCCCATGCTGTACAGCGCGAGCTTATCGCTGAAGAAGAACTGTCCGAGGAGGAAGATCCCCATGAACGCGACGACGGGCAGGAGCCTCCCGAAGTAGAGGCTCAACACGCCGACGAAGATGATGTAGAGGGCGAACAGCAGGAACATGGTGAGAGCCATCCGACCGCGGAGCCCCCAGTCTGGTTTCCACTGCATGCTCGCTCTTACTGTCTCGACGGCATAAACCCTGCCGGGTCCGGACGACCGGCGTTCCCGATCGGGAGCACCGCCGTCCGACGATCGTCCGTGACGTGTTCATATCCTCCTCGATCACTGTGACAAACGACTACGAACCGAGTAAACAGCGTGACGAACAGTCGTCGATGCGAGCATATGCGACGTGTTCGCGCACAACCTACGAAAGATTATTATGGATCGACGCGGGAGTAGAATTATGGCCGTTGGTCAAACACCCCAATCGGCGTACCACACGTGCAGCTGCGGTGAGTCCTTCGACACCACGGAGGAACTCCTCGCACACGCACGAGAGGTGCACGGTTTCACCCCGTACTGACGCGGTCGGGGTGCCGTCGCGGACGCGACGGTTCGGGTGTTTTCTTTTACATCCGCCGTCTACCGGTGGGTATGGAGACCGTACTCGTCACCGGTGGCCGGGGTCGGTCGGGCCGCTGGCTCGTCGACCGCCTCGCCGGCGACTACGACGTCGTCTGCGTCGACTACGACCAGCCTGGCTTCGAGGTGGCCGAGCGCGCCCACGTCGACTTCCGCGCGGCGGACCTCACGGACAGGGGGGACGCGTTCGACCTCCTCTCGGAGATCGACCCCGACGCTGTCGTCCACTGGGCGGCGATCCCGGCACCGACGCGACACCCCGGCGGGCGGGTGTTCGAGACGAACGTCCTCGCGGCGTACAACGCCCTCACGGCGGCCGGGCGCGTCGGTGCGCGGACCGTCTGGGCCTCCTCGGAGTCCACCTACGGCTGGGCGTTCGCCCGCGAGAAGGCGCTCCCCGAGACGCTCCCGATCACTGAATCGCACCCACAGCGCCCCGAAGACCCCTACGGCACCTCGAAGGTCGCCGGCGAGGCGGTCGCGAAGATGGTCGCTCGGCGGTACGACGTCCCCGTCACCTCGATCCGCCCGTCGTGGATCCAGTACCCCGGCGAGTACGCCTGCCGCGACGTGGCCGACGAGGGCCTGGAAGGCGGCGCGGGCAACTTCTGGTCGTACGTCGACGTCCGCGACGTCGCCTCGCTCGTGGCGAGCGCGCTCGCGTGGGACGGGACGGGTCACGAGGCGGTCCACGCCGCGGCCGCGGACAACTACCTCGACCGTCCCACCGTCGACGCCGTCGAGGCGTTCTTCGGCGGGCTACCCGACGACTGCGCCGTCGAGGGCGACGAGTCGGCGCTCTCGACCGCGACCGCCCGCGACCGCTTCGGCTGGACGCCCGCGCACTCGTGGCGCGACGCCGCCGACGAGGACGTGCCCGAGCCGTCGCTGTTGGCGGAGTGAGCCGGCCGACTGGCCGGAACTCGCGGCGTTCGGCGCTGACGATCTGAGAGATCGAGACGGCGTGGGGTCGCTCCGCTCCCTCGGGGGAGAGGTTTTAGGCTCGGTCGACGTACCAGACGTATGTTCGCTGACAGGACCGATGCGGGCGAGCGACTCGCCGACCGGCTCGTGAGCGAGGGCATCGAGGCCGACGTGGTGTTGGCCATCCCGCGCGGCGGCCTCCCGGTGGGTCGAGCGGTCGCGGACCGACTCGGCGCGCCGCTGGACGTGGTCGTGGCGGTGAAAGTCGGCGCGCCGGGCAACCCCGAACTCGCCGTCGGCGCGGTCGCCGGCGACGGGAGCGTCTGGACGAACGACGACCTCGTCGCCCGACTCGGCGTCGACGACGAGTACCTGAAGACGGAACAGGCGAACAGACAGGCCGCCGCCTCGCAGAAGGTTCGGCAGTACCGGGGCGGCGACCCGCTCCCGCCGCTGGCGGGCAAGCAGGCCGTCGTCGTCGACGACGGTCTCGCGACGGGGGCGACGGCGCTCGCGTGCGTCCGGCAGGTGCAGGCGGCCGGTGCCGAGGCCGTGGTGCTCGCGGTGCCGGTCGCGTCGCCCGACTCCGCGGCGCGGGTCCGCGACGAGGGCGCGACCGTCGTCGCGGTCGACACACCCGAGCTGTTCGGTGCCGTCGGGCAGTACTACCGCGACTTCCGACAGGTGCGCGACGCGGAGGCGCTGTCGTATCTCGACGATCCAGACGAGGCCAACGGGCCCAACGGAACTGACGAGACCGACGCGTGAGGCGGGCCCGAGCGGGTTCGCGGGGCTTAACCACGTTCGCGGGGTAGACGAGCACATGACCGACGCGGAGTCCCGCGAGTTCTGCCCCCGCTGTGGCGACCCGGTCCCCGACCGTTCCGAGCCGCTCCCGGGCCAGCCACGCGAGCGGGACGCGGTGCTCTGTAACGCCTGTTACTTCGCCGACTTCGACCTCGTCGACGCGCCCGAGCGCATCGAGGTCCAGGTCTGTTCGAGCTGTGGGGCGGTCCAGCGCGGGAACCGCTGGGTGGACGTGGGCGCACAGGACTACACCGACGTCGCCGTCGACGAGGTGACCGCGGCGCTCGGCGTCCACCTCAACGCCGAGGACGTCCGGTGGGGCGTCGAGGCCGAGCAGGTCGACGAGAACACGATCCGGATGCACTGTAGTTTCTCGGGCGTCGTCCGCGGCACGCACGTCGAGGAGGCGGTCACCGTCCCGGTGCTGATCGCCCGGGGGACGTGCAACCGCTGTGGGCGCATCGCGGGCGGCTACTACGCCGCGCTCGTCCAGGTGCGGGCCGACGACCGGACGCCGACGTCAGAGGAGCGCTCGCGCGCGGTGGAGATCGCCGAGGCGTACATCGCCGAACGGGAGGCGACGGGCGACCGCAACGCGTTCATCTCCGACGTCTCGGAGGAGGACGACGGCGTCGACATCAAGATCTCGACGAACCAGATGGGGGGCGGCGTCGCCAAACGGATCACGCGCGAACTCGGGGGGAACGTCGAGGAGTACCCGACGCTCGTGACCGAGGACGGCGACGGCAACGAAGTGTACCGAGTAACGTTCGCGGTGCGACTCCCGCGGTACCCGCCGGGGACCGTCGTCGACCCCGAGGACGGCGACGGACCGGTCCTCGTCCGGAGCGCCCGCCGGCGGCTGAAGGGCGTCCGGCTCGCGACGGGCGAGAGCTACGAGGCGGCGTTCGACGAGGGGATCGCACCGGACGCCCGTCGGCTCGGCACGCGGTCGGACGGCGCGGAGACCACCGTCGTCACCGTCGAGGACGACCACGCGGTGCAGCTCCTCGACCCCGAGACGTACGAGGCGAAGACGGTCCCACGCCCGGACTACTTCGATCCGTCGGCCGAGACGGTGCGGGTGCTCAAGAGTCGCGCTGGATTACACATCCTCCCCGGCTCGACCGACGAGGACGACGAAGACGGGCCGGCGTAGCCGGCGAAACGGTCCGTCGGATGGCGAACCCGACGAGCGGGGCTGCGGTTCGGCTAGCGGGGACGACGCCGAGCTGGAGTCGGCCGTCGACCGAGCGAGCGACGCGGTCAGTCGGCGCTGGCGGACCGGTTCTTCGCGGCCGCGTGTGAGACGAACGCTTCCCGAACGGCGATGCCGTGCCTGCCGAGCGACCGGACCATCTCGGACTCCGAGCAGCCGGCACGGTGTGCCGCCTGTGTCAGCGAGAGGGTTCCGCTGCGGTACAGGGTCAGCGCCGTTGTGAGGGCGTGTGTGTGCATCGTCGTACGATCATCTGTACAGGTGCATGGTTGTTAAGTATATCGTGAGATACTGTGTCAAAGCTGCAGGTACTCTCGCCATAACGTGCTTATTCCACCAGTTTTTGTCCCGTATAGGCTGACGATTAGTTACAATAATGAACGATCATGTTAGTTACGTCGGCGGAGCGTCGGATTCGGTGGAAGTTCGTTTCGTTCGCCGGTCGACGCGGTGCCGAGCCACGGCTGACGGCGTCGCCTGGCGGGAGAACGGCGCGACTGCTCCGTCCTCGCGGGCGTCTCACTCGCCCCAGACGTCCGATAGCGGGTGACGGCGGCCGTCGTCGGACGACGAGGACGACGAGGACGATGACGAAGAGGGAGCAGAAGACGACGTCGACGACGTGGACGAGGATGCGGACCCGGGAGAGGTGGAACCCGAGTTCGACGACGCGGACGACCCCCGCGATCCCCGTGACCCGCGCTCGACGCGTCCCGGCGTGGGCGCGGCGTCGACGCCGGCGAGCGCGCTGGCCGGGTCGAACGCGGGGAGGTCCGGGACACACATCGCGTCGACCTGCTCGCTGAACCACGGCGGGAGGTCGGTCCGCGCGCGGTCGAACAGGTCGAGGAGGCTCGAATCCGCCAGATACGTCGCGCCGTAGTCGTCGGGCGCGCGGACGACCCGCCCACACGCCTGGATCACCGTCCGGAGCGCGGCGCGGTGGTACCACGCCCACTGGCCGTCTTCGAGTCGGCGCGCGACCCGCGAGTCCGAGGTGTTGAGATACGGCGCCTTACAGATGACCTGCCACCGGCAGAGCTCGCCCTTGAGGTCGAGCGCCTCCTCCATCTTCACCGAGAGGAACAGGTCGGGATCCGAACGCTCCTTCCATCGGGTCAACGCCGCGTCCCGGTCGTCGCGGTCGTGTGCGTGGACCCGCGCCCCGACGCCCATCCCCGCGAGGCGGTCGTGGAGACGCTCCTGAATGTGGTAGGAGTGACAGTGAACGAGCCCTTTCTCGTCGGGATGCTCACTTAAAAGACGGACGAGCAGGCGTGCGATCTTCGGGATCGTCTCGTCGCGGTGGTCGTACGTCATCTTCCCCTGGGTCACGTCGTACAGCGGCCGGTGTTCCAGGGGGAAGGTGTGCGGGACGTCGACGAGCGCGACCCGGTCGGGGTCGAGTCCCACGCCGCGGCAGAACGCCGCCTTGTTGAGGATCGTCGCCGACAGCAGAGCGAACCGGTTGCCGCGGTCCCAGACGGTGTGTTTCAGGTAGCGCGCGGGGTCGAGGGGTTTGATCCGTATCGAGGACCCGGCCCCGTCGGGCTGGTCGACGACCCACGTCGTCGGCGACCGCGGGTCGCGGGCGTCGTCGACGAACCACTTCAACTCGGAGATGAGTTCCTGCAGGCGGTCGCGGCGGGCCGCCTCGTCGGGCGACAGTTCCGACTTCGCGAGGAGCGCATCCTTCGCCCGCGTGCACGTGCCGACGAGCGCGTCGGCAAACTTCACCGTGCGTTCGAGGGGGTCCTCGGCGTCGGAAACGGCGGGCACGCGGAGGTCGTCCCAGACGGGGACCGTCCGCGGGGTGAGATCGATCGTGGCGTACATCTCGGCCCACTCCGCCAGGCCGTGGGCCTCGTCGATCACCACGACGTCCCGCTTGCGGAAGACGTCCGATCCCGCGGTCTGCATGAAGTACGCGAGCGTCATCGCCGCGATCCGTCTGTTCGAGGCGATTGCGCGCGCGGAGTAGTACGGACAGCGGTGTTTGACCGGGCAGTCGAACCCCCGCTGGCGGGCACAGGGTGCCTGGTTCACGGGGGTATCCTCCTCCCCGTCGAGGATGCAGTTGTAGTTCCGTTTGCCCCGGATGACCTGGAAGTCGTCGAGTAGGGAGTCGGCGGCGACGTCGTCGAGCTGGGAGACCTGCGGCGTGGTGTAGTACGCGTCCGTCGCGTCCCTGGGTCTGGACTCCTCGACGGTCGCCGCGGCACCGCAGATGGCGCGCGCCAGGAGGGACTTCCCGCTCCCGGTCGGCGCGCGGACCAACACGACGTCGTTACCGGCGGCGAAGGCGTCGCGGATGTCACGCAGTGCCCGTTCCTGCGCGCCCCGGTAGGCGGGCGCGGGGAACTCGTCGACGATGCGGGCGGGATCCACACCGGAGGGTCGTGACTGCGGCTGGTAAAGCTAGCGTTCGTTGGCGTCGCCGGCGGCGTCCTCGGACAGAGCGGCGACGTCCGCTTCGGTGGCGTCGCGCTCTTCGGGGAGTCGCTCGACGCAGTCGAAGCAGAGGAAGTGATCGGTGCCGTCGGCGAGTTCGAGGTCGATCCCACCGGAGGACTCGCCCGCGAACGTCCAGAAGTCGCCGATGCCGCCGCCGATTCTGACCTTGGAGCCGCAGCCGTCGCAGCGTTGTACGCCCATCGCCCGACGTAGGGCTGGGCGTCGGATAAGCGCGACGGGGGTCGCGTGGCTTCC
This Salinigranum marinum DNA region includes the following protein-coding sequences:
- the pspAB gene encoding PspA-associated protein PspAB, whose product is MGLFDSLRSVLGVSAEADATRAADPEDLFGMSTAYLTMEADLGLPSAGEAALCFSNVDSTDFASTVEEVETILDAGQEETGTKHWRHSDDYGYHWFVLSDSDPEDLVTSVHFAADEFVERGYGSRLLAALFAFEGDQGYVYWVYSFRRGAYYPFAPTGTSSRDSKREFKLQSVLDGELAVEGDEGYWYPLWPDRAGQHPWE
- the htpX gene encoding zinc metalloprotease HtpX, translated to MQWKPDWGLRGRMALTMFLLFALYIIFVGVLSLYFGRLLPVVAFMGIFLLGQFFFSDKLALYSMGAHVVEEDEADTEMRKVHRMVSRLSQQADLPKPKVAVADTSIPNAFAAGRSRKSSTVCVTRGILRSLDDDELEGVLAHELAHIKNRDVMVMTIASFLSTLAFLIVRWGWFLGGNRERGGAPVIVAILVSLVVWIVSFLLIRTLSRYREFAADRGGAVITGKPSALASALLTIEGRMDRVPKEDLREQSEMNAFFVIPIKGDFIGRVFSTHPSTDRRVERLRELEREMEA
- a CDS encoding NAD(P)-dependent oxidoreductase yields the protein METVLVTGGRGRSGRWLVDRLAGDYDVVCVDYDQPGFEVAERAHVDFRAADLTDRGDAFDLLSEIDPDAVVHWAAIPAPTRHPGGRVFETNVLAAYNALTAAGRVGARTVWASSESTYGWAFAREKALPETLPITESHPQRPEDPYGTSKVAGEAVAKMVARRYDVPVTSIRPSWIQYPGEYACRDVADEGLEGGAGNFWSYVDVRDVASLVASALAWDGTGHEAVHAAAADNYLDRPTVDAVEAFFGGLPDDCAVEGDESALSTATARDRFGWTPAHSWRDAADEDVPEPSLLAE
- a CDS encoding phosphoribosyltransferase; translated protein: MFADRTDAGERLADRLVSEGIEADVVLAIPRGGLPVGRAVADRLGAPLDVVVAVKVGAPGNPELAVGAVAGDGSVWTNDDLVARLGVDDEYLKTEQANRQAAASQKVRQYRGGDPLPPLAGKQAVVVDDGLATGATALACVRQVQAAGAEAVVLAVPVASPDSAARVRDEGATVVAVDTPELFGAVGQYYRDFRQVRDAEALSYLDDPDEANGPNGTDETDA
- a CDS encoding 60S ribosomal export protein NMD3; amino-acid sequence: MTDAESREFCPRCGDPVPDRSEPLPGQPRERDAVLCNACYFADFDLVDAPERIEVQVCSSCGAVQRGNRWVDVGAQDYTDVAVDEVTAALGVHLNAEDVRWGVEAEQVDENTIRMHCSFSGVVRGTHVEEAVTVPVLIARGTCNRCGRIAGGYYAALVQVRADDRTPTSEERSRAVEIAEAYIAEREATGDRNAFISDVSEEDDGVDIKISTNQMGGGVAKRITRELGGNVEEYPTLVTEDGDGNEVYRVTFAVRLPRYPPGTVVDPEDGDGPVLVRSARRRLKGVRLATGESYEAAFDEGIAPDARRLGTRSDGAETTVVTVEDDHAVQLLDPETYEAKTVPRPDYFDPSAETVRVLKSRAGLHILPGSTDEDDEDGPA
- a CDS encoding UPF0175 family protein — its product is MHTHALTTALTLYRSGTLSLTQAAHRAGCSESEMVRSLGRHGIAVREAFVSHAAAKNRSASAD
- a CDS encoding ATP-dependent DNA helicase, with amino-acid sequence MDPARIVDEFPAPAYRGAQERALRDIRDAFAAGNDVVLVRAPTGSGKSLLARAICGAAATVEESRPRDATDAYYTTPQVSQLDDVAADSLLDDFQVIRGKRNYNCILDGEEDTPVNQAPCARQRGFDCPVKHRCPYYSARAIASNRRIAAMTLAYFMQTAGSDVFRKRDVVVIDEAHGLAEWAEMYATIDLTPRTVPVWDDLRVPAVSDAEDPLERTVKFADALVGTCTRAKDALLAKSELSPDEAARRDRLQELISELKWFVDDARDPRSPTTWVVDQPDGAGSSIRIKPLDPARYLKHTVWDRGNRFALLSATILNKAAFCRGVGLDPDRVALVDVPHTFPLEHRPLYDVTQGKMTYDHRDETIPKIARLLVRLLSEHPDEKGLVHCHSYHIQERLHDRLAGMGVGARVHAHDRDDRDAALTRWKERSDPDLFLSVKMEEALDLKGELCRWQVICKAPYLNTSDSRVARRLEDGQWAWYHRAALRTVIQACGRVVRAPDDYGATYLADSSLLDLFDRARTDLPPWFSEQVDAMCVPDLPAFDPASALAGVDAAPTPGRVERGSRGSRGSSASSNSGSTSPGSASSSTSSTSSSAPSSSSSSSSSSSDDGRRHPLSDVWGE
- a CDS encoding DUF7561 family protein; translated protein: MGVQRCDGCGSKVRIGGGIGDFWTFAGESSGGIDLELADGTDHFLCFDCVERLPEERDATEADVAALSEDAAGDANER